A window of Plasmodium malariae genome assembly, chromosome: 12 genomic DNA:
TATGTGTCCATAATGCGCATACTCGAAAATACGTATCACAGGTGGGAAAAACCAtcgtatgtatatgcaagATTTTTGTCGAAAATCGTAggaaataattcatataatataaataatcttaatcgttaaaattgaataaaaaacTGAACAAGTAGAGGACGGTCAATATTAGCacgtttttccttttatcaTTCTGTGCATATTTGCCACTATCACAATTTATGCATTCTCCTTAAGAATAACCTCATCAGTAATTCGGAAATGTTAACTTGCCGGTACACCCGTGCGATACatgcgtatatatgcatatgcatacgtgcgtacataaacatacacatacttatacatatatacatacatacatatatacatacatacatgcatacatacatccGTACACGTACTTGCGCATACACACAAATGCATATCCGCCCATGCGTGTACCTTTCACATTccgataaaaaaaaaaaaaagcaaaaaaaaaattttatgactGTTACAGTATGCACATTTGGGCAATAGCAGAAATAACAGTAGCAATATGAAATAGcggtaaaaaaattataattctgtaaataacaaaaaaattatatattatgtacattcTTCGTACCTATCTCGTTACGCCCaattttcccctttttacaaaaaaagaaaaagatgatGAACTGGGTTAAATATACAACAGAATTTCTGCCTCCCTACCTTTTTTCGTCTTTCccgttttacttttttttttttttttttttttttttttttcacttttaaaagataatttGTTCTTAAGGAAATGGATTACACAagaggataaaaaaaaaaagaacattaaaaaaaaaataaaataaataatatgtaaagTGTTATAGCTAAAGCGGTATAGCTTGAAGGGGTACATATTGAAGGGGTACCATATACAGGAAAACACCACAAAGTAAATATTACACTGCAAAAAATGTAACATAAGAGAAGGAGAAAAAGTGGagtacaaaaattaaaaacagaTAACAACATATTTTCAAggaattgtaaaaaaaaaaaaaattaaaaaagaaaaaggaaaaggaattATCATTTCATATTAGAATTGAGCAAGCCTAAAGTGTTTTTCCTTCGCTAGCACGTGCATAGACGTATaagtgtgcatatatgtatgtgtgtaagTGCGTACGTaaagtgcatatatatatgtgtatgtatgccagtaaatatgtatatacgtaagACTGCCCAAATGGTATGAGGACGACCTCGATGAGCCCTTTCGCTGCCGCTATTCCCCTATTTCCTCCTCGAGCATGTGTATTTTCTCGTTTAACAAAGAGATAGCCTTATTGATCGAAgcgttttcattttttaaggAAACTAAAATATTGAACAGTTTAGTGTGTTTCACATTTTGCTCATCAATTCTTTTTCCAATAAGATCATTAAcatcttcaattttttttgttatttcttccttaaattcattaaataaatctGTAAAATCATACTCAtgaatttcttctttttttttcgattCTATTAACTCCATTTGtaatttcatcatttttatattgatCATATGTTCAAGTTCTCTTATCTTCCCCTtaagactttttttttcatcatgtGATGCTTCATTAATTCTGCTAAGCGACACTCCTTCCAACTTGTCGATCAAGTCCTCCTCCATTTTAAAGGAATCATGTATAGTAGCGAAGCGAAGTGGAAGAAGCCAGAGGAGGTGGTAAATATACGCTTAAAATGAAATGCAAACTTTTTTAGCTTTATCCaactttacatttttcttttttcccccACCACCCTTCTAAAATAGCAAGGAGAAATGTACAAGAATGAAATGCAAACAAGGTAAATATGTGTTtgtgtttatattttcttgtttgtttttttctttttttgttttttttttttgtgttttttttttttttttttttctttttttgtgtttttcttctcttctttttaaaaataactaGTAGTtaaataaacgaaaaaagGTGGTAAACCTGTAAAAATCAGTAAGTACGCTTCTCtaactatttattttacaaatagCAAAGGTATTCTACATAGTTAGGATCTCTACAGATACATCTTTTACATGTATGCACATGCACGTGCATGTACATTctcatatacatgtatatgtacatgtgcatatacatatatatatatatatatatatatatatatacgtagcATACTACTATATTACAAATGTGACCcaccatatatataatatatgctcTCTACATTAACTTTACTGACTGTGAAggacaaatattttaaaggaaaaactGAACAAAAAGTTTTGTCAGAAACTATTTATAATCCTTTCGTGTGCATAAAGGGCTATATCATCTCTGTCTTACAGGGACagaataatgaataaaaaaaaaaatataataaataataaataataaataataaaacaaaaaaaacaaaataaagcaaaaaaaaaaagaaaacgaaaataacaaaatggcaaagtaatacatatatacacacatatacatatacatgttcaTATACCCTTATACGCAGgcatacatatgtaccaTCCTCCTATataaaatactaaaaataattccATTGTTTTATCCTCTTATCCTACTACAAGCAAGGAATTAAATTAACTGTAGCGCATATGATGTATATGACAGTGTAGACAAGTACAAACTTGAGAGAAGACAtagtataaattaataacattCTTCAcctcattttattttagtacCTCCagcatatttatttcttttcctccacaaattatttacacatgcacatatatagaAACATGCGTACATGAATacatgcaaatatatatgaataaataaataaataaataaataaatatatatatatatatatatatatatatatatatatatatatatatatatatataataaatcgatatagctttttttttttttttacaaaaatgtttttcattAGCAAGCTTCCTGCAATTTCGACTCCATCATTTCCTTTGCTCCTttaatttattcctttttttttttatttttttttttattctactatattttatattattcatttttgttttacttttgttttctttatcttttccTTTATCTTTTCCTTTATCTTTTCCTTTATCTTTTCCTTTATCTTTTCGTTTATCTTTTCGTTTATCTTTTCGTTTATCTTTTCCCTTATCTTTCCCTTTATCCTTCTCTTTATCTTTctcttccttttcttttgtttctAAATTTATCgctaaaaatacaaaaaattgaagCTCTAAATTTCCTATTATCCCGAAggtatatgtaaaaaagaaaaaaagctattctatgaaatatttatgtaatatatatgcaa
This region includes:
- the PmUG01_12039400 gene encoding conserved Plasmodium protein, unknown function; this encodes MEEDLIDKLEGVSLSRINEASHDEKKSLKGKIRELEHMINIKMMKLQMELIESKKKEEIHEYDFTDLFNEFKEEITKKIEDVNDLIGKRIDEQNVKHTKLFNILVSLKNENASINKAISLLNEKIHMLEEEIGE